The following are encoded in a window of Hypanus sabinus isolate sHypSab1 unplaced genomic scaffold, sHypSab1.hap1 scaffold_131, whole genome shotgun sequence genomic DNA:
- the LOC132386785 gene encoding probable G-protein coupled receptor 139 produces the protein MLETFYRVRKIYFLIMAVIGVPVNLVAIVILSRGKCGLSSCTTRYLVAMATADLLTIIFQVILWRISYYYFPGSFLEMTPVCSSISVPARAATDCSVWFTVTFTFDRFVAICCQKLKAKFCTGKTAAVVLTTTGVLFCFKNVPYFFMYRPLKVIDNIRWDCIQAGAVSVFNLDTSENEAAARVVESPSETQIRNRLFGNCSRRLPPPTGH, from the exons ATGCttgaaacattttaccgtgtgagaaaaATATACTTCCTGATCATGGCCGTtattggtgttcctg TTAatctagtggcgattgtgatcctgtcccggggaaagtgcggcctctcctcctgcaccactcgctacctggtggccatggcaacggcggatctactaaccattatctttcaggtcatattgtggcggatcagttattattacttccccggttCTTTTCTGGAGATGACCCCCGTATGCAGTTCCATCTCTGTCCCAGCAAGggcagccacagactgttctgtctggttcaccgtcacctttacgtttgatcggtttgtcgccatctgttgccaaaagctgaaagcaaaattttgcaccgggaaaactgcggcagtagttctgacaacaaccggcgttcttttctgttttaaaaatgtgccctaCTTCTTTATGTATCGACCTCTGAAAGTAATTGATAATATACGCTGGGACTGCATTC AGGCTGGGGCAGTTTCTGTTTTCAATCTCGACACATCGGAGAACGAGGCAGCTGCGAGAGTGGTTGAGAGCCCGAGTGAGACCCAGATCCGGAACAGGCTCTTCGGCAACTGCAGCCGGCGGCTTCCACCTCCCACCGGTCATTAA